A window of Methylocaldum szegediense genomic DNA:
TTCAACGCACCGGAGCATCGGTTTGTTCTTCTCCATGAAAGCGAGGCGGGCGACGAAGAAGGCATCCGCTCCAATCAATATCTCGTTCTCCACGAGGGGTGCGGCGTACTGCTGGATCCGGGTGTTTTCGGTGTGATGCCGGGGGTGCTGACGGAGTTGCTTCAGTATATCGAGCCGCGCGAGCTAAAAGCGATTGTTCTGTCTCACCAAGATCCTGACATCATGGGAGGACTTTCCACGTGGCTGGAACTTACCGGAGCGCCGGTATACGTGCCCCGCGTTTGGTTGCGATTCCTTCCTCATTATGGCATCCGGGATTTGAGCCGCTTCGTTCTGGTGCCGGATGAGGGATTGTCATGCGAGTTCTCACCGGGATTCCAGTTGAAACTGGCACCA
This region includes:
- a CDS encoding oxygen-binding di-iron domain-containing protein → MRNVVLFNAPEHRFVLLHESEAGDEEGIRSNQYLVLHEGCGVLLDPGVFGVMPGVLTELLQYIEPRELKAIVLSHQDPDIMGGLSTWLELTGAPVYVPRVWLRFLPHYGIRDLSRFVLVPDEGLSCEFSPGFQLKLAPAHFLHSEGQLNVYDPIAKILFAGDIGAATLPGGLEYEFVDDFARHLRYVEGFHQRYMCSIRAIRCWVETIAGLEIHMLTPQHGPVYRGRTVQDFIDWFSNLKCGIDLMGPGGRFADGAP